The following proteins come from a genomic window of Corynebacterium falsenii:
- a CDS encoding bifunctional riboflavin kinase/FAD synthetase, whose translation MSIWYGLDRVPEHVGANGTVVTIGVFDGVHRGHQELVTRTVATARDMGVPSVMFTFDPHPTVVFRPESVPPLLGTVSQRAELAQQMGIDNVVVVAFTKEISSWSPAEYVDHVLVDLLHAKAVYVGENFTFGHKAAGTTDTLAELGAERGIDVHVVPLLEESSPSDATASPHVVCSTWIRQALADGDIAGANHALGRPFTVEGEVTHGAGRGGRALGFPTANLYFPEKYALPADGVYAGYVTVLPGKGAPGQKVGTMPVGERLAAAISVGTNPTFGHEPRSVESFILDHEADLYGLDTRVEFVERLRGQETYTSMEELIEAIGRDVANTRAALTR comes from the coding sequence GTGAGTATCTGGTACGGACTGGACAGGGTTCCCGAGCATGTCGGGGCCAACGGAACTGTGGTGACCATCGGCGTGTTCGATGGCGTGCACCGTGGCCACCAGGAGCTGGTGACCCGCACGGTGGCGACGGCGCGTGACATGGGCGTGCCGAGCGTCATGTTCACTTTCGATCCGCATCCCACGGTGGTATTCCGCCCGGAGTCCGTTCCGCCGCTGCTGGGCACGGTGTCCCAGCGTGCTGAGCTGGCCCAGCAGATGGGTATCGACAACGTGGTTGTGGTGGCCTTCACGAAGGAGATTTCCAGCTGGTCGCCGGCCGAGTACGTCGATCATGTGCTCGTGGACCTGCTGCACGCGAAGGCCGTGTATGTGGGGGAGAACTTCACCTTCGGCCACAAGGCTGCGGGCACCACGGACACCCTCGCCGAGCTCGGTGCTGAGCGTGGCATCGATGTGCACGTCGTGCCGCTTCTGGAGGAATCGAGTCCATCCGACGCCACCGCGTCCCCCCACGTCGTATGCTCCACGTGGATCCGGCAGGCGCTGGCCGACGGTGACATTGCGGGGGCGAACCACGCGCTGGGTCGGCCCTTCACCGTGGAGGGGGAGGTGACGCACGGCGCGGGCCGTGGTGGTCGCGCGCTGGGGTTCCCCACAGCAAACCTGTACTTCCCGGAGAAGTACGCCCTTCCGGCGGACGGTGTGTATGCCGGCTACGTGACGGTCTTGCCGGGCAAGGGCGCGCCTGGACAGAAGGTGGGGACGATGCCCGTGGGGGAGAGGCTGGCTGCCGCGATCTCGGTGGGCACGAACCCGACCTTCGGGCATGAGCCGCGCAGCGTGGAGAGCTTCATCCTCGATCACGAGGCTGACCTGTACGGGTTGGACACTCGTGTGGAGTTTGTGGAGCGGCTGCGTGGGCAGGAGACGTACACCTCGATGGAGGAGCTCATTGAGGCGATTGGCCGGGACGTGGCTAATACGCGGGCTGCGCTGACACGGTGA
- the truB gene encoding tRNA pseudouridine(55) synthase TruB — protein MIVDKPSGMSSHDVVARLRRIMGTRRVGHSGTLDPMATGVLVVGVERGTKFLAHVVTHDKRYEATMRLGASTVTDDAEGDVLSTAAPELLGSLDDDSIRAACAALVGDIQQKPTSVSSIKINGRRAHELVREGQEVDIPARPVTVHSLEVHSITRVGGAAADGSGGTNTTNGANGANTTKAPEAIDVVISVHCSSGTYIRAIARDVGAELGVGGHLTQLRRTSVGPFDIAEAKTLEQLAENPQLSLSLDDAMIRCFPTREITEEQATNVALGKWLEPVGKRGVYAVVTPTGHAYALLKEKGARAASVFVARPHGLD, from the coding sequence ATGATCGTCGACAAGCCCAGCGGGATGAGCTCGCACGACGTCGTCGCGCGGTTGCGGCGGATCATGGGCACCCGCCGGGTCGGCCACTCCGGCACCCTCGACCCGATGGCGACGGGAGTGCTGGTGGTCGGCGTCGAACGCGGGACGAAATTCCTCGCGCACGTGGTCACCCACGATAAGCGCTACGAAGCCACGATGCGTCTCGGCGCGTCGACAGTCACCGACGACGCCGAGGGGGACGTGCTCTCCACGGCCGCTCCCGAATTGCTCGGTAGTCTCGACGACGACAGCATCCGCGCCGCCTGTGCCGCGCTCGTCGGCGACATTCAGCAAAAACCCACCAGCGTGTCGTCCATTAAGATCAACGGCCGGCGGGCTCACGAACTGGTGCGGGAGGGGCAGGAAGTGGACATCCCCGCCCGCCCCGTGACCGTGCATTCCTTGGAGGTGCATTCGATCACTCGTGTTGGCGGCGCTGCGGCGGACGGTAGCGGCGGGACGAACACGACGAACGGGGCAAACGGGGCGAACACCACAAAAGCCCCGGAAGCAATTGATGTCGTCATCTCCGTACACTGCTCCAGCGGCACCTACATCCGCGCGATCGCCCGCGACGTCGGCGCCGAATTGGGCGTGGGTGGGCACCTCACCCAACTGCGCCGCACGTCGGTCGGCCCCTTCGACATCGCAGAGGCGAAGACCCTCGAGCAACTCGCCGAGAACCCGCAGTTGTCGTTGAGTCTCGACGACGCCATGATCCGCTGCTTCCCCACCCGCGAGATCACCGAGGAGCAGGCCACCAACGTGGCTCTGGGCAAATGGCTCGAGCCAGTGGGCAAGCGGGGTGTCTACGCGGTCGTCACGCCCACGGGACATGCCTATGCTCTGCTGAAGGAGAAGGGCGCTAGGGCGGCGTCGGTGTTCGTGGCCCGTCCCCACGGGCTCGACTAG
- a CDS encoding metallophosphoesterase family protein, which produces MSDLHVHSQGNADIVDKYLRPPNPDDWLIVAGDVAEDIDTVVRTLAKLQQRYAHVIYTPGNHEIYARSDDRLKGRAKYDALIHAVQRLGVTTPEDPYVTFGDHTIVPLFTLYDHSWRAEGTTRDEALAAAQESGVVLTDSFTVEPYVDVELWCRDRLKYSVRRLASVSTPTILVNHWPLARETLKNVRYPEIGLWSGTRHTQNWPLRYRASTVIYGHLHIPVEIFVKNVTHAEVSLGYPREWKKSLPPRVDKKLWPYPVLTRTHDQHRPTNLTNSASIASPTDTTSTTNTDKEVTP; this is translated from the coding sequence GTGAGCGACCTCCACGTTCATTCGCAGGGCAACGCGGACATCGTCGATAAGTATCTGCGCCCACCTAACCCCGATGACTGGCTCATCGTGGCAGGAGACGTGGCCGAGGATATCGACACGGTGGTGCGGACGTTGGCGAAGCTGCAGCAGCGCTATGCGCACGTCATTTACACGCCGGGGAATCATGAGATTTATGCGCGCTCGGATGATCGCCTCAAGGGGAGGGCCAAGTACGACGCGCTGATCCACGCCGTCCAACGGCTCGGCGTCACCACGCCCGAGGATCCCTACGTCACCTTCGGCGACCACACGATCGTGCCGCTGTTTACGTTGTATGACCACTCGTGGCGTGCGGAGGGAACCACTCGAGACGAGGCCCTGGCCGCCGCGCAGGAATCGGGTGTGGTGCTTACCGACAGCTTTACGGTGGAGCCGTACGTGGACGTGGAACTGTGGTGCCGGGATCGCCTGAAATACTCGGTGCGGCGGCTCGCCAGCGTTTCCACGCCGACGATTCTGGTGAATCACTGGCCGCTAGCTCGGGAAACCCTGAAGAATGTTCGCTATCCGGAAATCGGGTTGTGGTCAGGAACGAGGCACACTCAGAACTGGCCTTTACGCTATCGAGCCAGTACCGTGATCTACGGTCACTTGCATATTCCTGTGGAAATCTTTGTGAAAAACGTAACGCATGCGGAGGTCTCACTCGGTTATCCACGGGAGTGGAAAAAATCTTTGCCACCCCGCGTGGATAAGAAGCTGTGGCCCTACCCGGTTCTTACCCGCACGCATGACCAGCACCGCCCAACCAACCTAACCAATTCAGCCAGCATAGCCAGCCCAACCGACACAACCAGCACAACCAACACAGATAAGGAGGTGACCCCGTGA
- the infB gene encoding translation initiation factor IF-2 — translation MAGKLRVHELAKELGVTSKELLATLKEQGEFVKTASSTVEPPVVKKMKKYYGVGQESTQAQPGAGVPGAGKKPAAGGPKPGPSAVAKAGTKPTTSVKPGQAGPKPGAAGASAGAAGAQAGAKPGAKPGAAGAAAKGAKPGSTPGAKKTGATPASAAGAAQGGAARPGQAPQPGANPAAAARAAGKPGSGAAGAKPGSKPGAQPGTQPGGQPGARLGAKPGAGAAPKPGAAGARPGASNAPKPGAGGPKPGPKPGGRAPRVANNPFSSSAGSERPAPRPRGGQAGPNDMPRPGGRGGAAKGGPRPGGRPGPGGRGGQGAPKPGGKQGGARGGAERQGGGRRPSPAMMPSHPNPGQMPAKSDNNFGGGRGRGGGPGGPGGPGGGPRGGRGGRRGGTAGAFGRPGGAPRKGRKSKRQKRNEYEAMQAPSVVGGVKLPNGKGAKIRLARGASLADFAEKIDADAAALVQALFNLGEMVTATQSVSDETLQLLGDEMDYKVEVVSPEDEDRELLESFDLQFGEDEGEDEDLAQRPPVVTVMGHVDHGKTRLLDTIRKANVGGDEAGGITQHIGAYQVAVDMEGTERLVTFLDTPGHEAFTAMRARGAKSTDIAILVVAADDGVMPQTVEAINHAKAADVPVVVAVNKIDKEGASPEKIRGQLTEYDLVPEEYGGDTMFVDISAKQGTNIDALLEAVLLTADASLDLRANPDMDAQGVAIEAHLDRGRGPVATVLVQRGTLRVGDSIVVGDAHGRVRRMIDEHGNDVTEAGPSRPVQVLGLTSVSGAGDNMLVVDEDRTARQIADRRNARRRNAMQAKNRKRVSLEDLDAVLKETNTLNLILKGDNAGTVEALEDALLKIEVDDEVALNIIDRGVGAVTETNVNLAAASDAVIIGFNVRAEGKATEVANAEGVDIRYYSVIYKAIEEVEAALKGMLKPIYEEHEIGKAEIRQIFKASSVGLIAGCMVESGKVRRNAQIRLVRDGNVVAEKAKIESLRREKDDVNEVSAGYECGMVLSYPDIQVDDIIEVFELVEVPRT, via the coding sequence GTGGCCGGAAAGCTACGCGTTCACGAGTTGGCCAAAGAACTCGGCGTAACAAGCAAGGAACTGCTCGCTACGCTGAAAGAGCAAGGCGAGTTCGTCAAAACAGCTTCCTCCACGGTGGAACCACCCGTGGTCAAGAAGATGAAGAAGTACTACGGTGTGGGCCAGGAGAGCACCCAGGCTCAGCCGGGCGCTGGCGTGCCCGGAGCAGGCAAGAAGCCCGCTGCCGGTGGACCCAAGCCCGGACCGAGTGCTGTCGCCAAGGCTGGCACCAAGCCCACCACCTCGGTGAAGCCGGGCCAGGCTGGCCCGAAGCCGGGTGCTGCTGGTGCTAGTGCTGGTGCTGCGGGCGCTCAGGCAGGTGCCAAGCCAGGTGCGAAGCCGGGCGCTGCTGGCGCCGCCGCCAAGGGTGCGAAGCCTGGCTCCACGCCGGGCGCTAAGAAGACGGGAGCTACCCCTGCGTCGGCCGCTGGTGCCGCTCAGGGTGGTGCCGCCCGTCCGGGCCAGGCTCCGCAGCCTGGCGCCAACCCCGCAGCTGCCGCCCGCGCGGCGGGCAAGCCGGGTTCCGGTGCTGCGGGCGCAAAGCCTGGATCCAAGCCGGGTGCACAACCTGGTACTCAGCCGGGTGGTCAGCCTGGTGCACGGCTCGGTGCCAAGCCGGGTGCCGGCGCGGCCCCGAAGCCGGGTGCTGCAGGTGCCCGCCCGGGCGCATCGAACGCCCCCAAGCCAGGTGCTGGTGGCCCCAAGCCGGGCCCGAAGCCGGGTGGTCGCGCTCCTCGCGTTGCCAACAACCCGTTCTCCTCGTCCGCTGGTTCCGAGCGCCCTGCTCCGCGTCCCCGCGGTGGTCAGGCAGGCCCGAACGACATGCCCCGTCCGGGCGGTCGCGGCGGTGCTGCCAAGGGCGGTCCGCGCCCAGGTGGACGTCCCGGCCCCGGCGGACGTGGCGGTCAGGGCGCACCGAAGCCCGGCGGTAAGCAGGGCGGTGCCCGCGGTGGTGCAGAGCGTCAGGGTGGAGGACGTCGTCCGTCTCCCGCAATGATGCCGTCGCATCCGAACCCGGGTCAGATGCCAGCGAAGTCGGACAACAACTTCGGCGGCGGTCGCGGCCGTGGTGGCGGACCGGGTGGCCCCGGTGGTCCCGGTGGCGGTCCGCGCGGTGGCCGTGGTGGTCGTCGCGGTGGCACCGCAGGTGCATTCGGACGCCCCGGTGGCGCTCCTCGCAAGGGACGCAAGTCGAAGCGGCAGAAGCGTAACGAGTACGAGGCAATGCAGGCACCTTCCGTTGTTGGCGGCGTGAAGCTGCCCAACGGCAAGGGCGCTAAGATTCGCCTCGCACGCGGTGCTTCTCTGGCTGACTTCGCCGAGAAGATCGACGCCGATGCAGCAGCATTGGTGCAGGCACTGTTCAACCTCGGCGAGATGGTGACCGCAACTCAGTCTGTCTCCGACGAAACCCTGCAGCTGCTGGGCGACGAGATGGATTACAAGGTTGAGGTTGTCTCTCCTGAGGATGAGGACCGTGAGCTGCTCGAGTCCTTCGACCTGCAGTTCGGCGAGGACGAGGGCGAGGACGAAGACCTCGCTCAGCGTCCTCCGGTGGTGACCGTCATGGGTCACGTCGACCACGGTAAGACGCGCCTGCTGGATACCATCCGTAAGGCGAACGTCGGTGGCGACGAGGCCGGTGGCATTACCCAGCACATCGGTGCATACCAGGTGGCAGTGGACATGGAAGGCACCGAGCGTTTGGTGACCTTCCTGGATACCCCGGGTCACGAGGCCTTCACGGCTATGCGTGCTCGTGGTGCGAAGTCCACGGATATCGCCATCCTCGTGGTTGCTGCTGATGACGGCGTGATGCCGCAGACGGTGGAGGCCATCAACCACGCGAAGGCCGCAGACGTGCCGGTCGTGGTTGCTGTGAACAAGATCGATAAGGAGGGCGCTTCCCCGGAGAAGATCCGTGGCCAGCTCACCGAGTACGATCTGGTGCCGGAAGAGTACGGTGGCGACACCATGTTCGTGGACATCTCTGCGAAGCAGGGCACGAACATCGATGCGCTGCTCGAAGCGGTGCTGCTGACTGCAGATGCGTCTCTGGATCTGCGAGCAAACCCGGACATGGACGCACAGGGCGTGGCCATTGAGGCTCACCTCGACCGCGGCCGTGGTCCCGTGGCCACCGTGCTGGTGCAGCGCGGTACGCTGCGCGTCGGTGACTCCATCGTGGTCGGCGACGCCCACGGACGTGTGCGCCGCATGATCGACGAGCACGGCAACGACGTCACCGAGGCCGGTCCGTCCCGACCGGTGCAGGTGCTGGGTCTGACCAGCGTGTCCGGCGCAGGCGACAACATGCTGGTGGTCGATGAAGACCGCACGGCACGTCAGATCGCCGATCGCCGCAACGCACGTCGCCGCAACGCTATGCAGGCTAAGAACCGCAAGCGCGTGTCCCTGGAGGATCTGGATGCGGTGTTGAAGGAAACCAACACCCTCAACCTCATCCTCAAGGGCGACAACGCCGGTACGGTCGAGGCTCTGGAAGACGCGCTGCTCAAGATCGAGGTGGACGACGAAGTAGCCCTCAACATCATCGACCGCGGTGTCGGTGCTGTGACGGAGACCAACGTCAACCTGGCAGCGGCCTCCGACGCCGTGATCATCGGCTTCAACGTGCGCGCCGAAGGCAAGGCCACCGAGGTGGCCAACGCCGAGGGCGTGGACATCCGCTACTACTCGGTGATCTACAAGGCCATCGAGGAAGTCGAAGCCGCTCTGAAGGGCATGCTCAAGCCCATCTACGAGGAGCACGAGATCGGCAAGGCGGAGATCCGCCAGATCTTCAAGGCATCCTCCGTCGGCCTCATCGCAGGCTGCATGGTGGAATCCGGCAAGGTTCGCCGCAACGCCCAGATCCGTCTGGTGCGCGATGGCAATGTTGTCGCCGAGAAGGCGAAGATCGAGTCGCTGCGTCGTGAAAAGGACGATGTCAACGAGGTCTCCGCTGGCTACGAATGCGGTATGGTTCTGTCCTACCCGGACATCCAGGTGGACGACATCATCGAGGTCTTCGAGCTGGTTGAGGTGCCCCGCACCTAA
- a CDS encoding MATE family efflux transporter, with the protein MLGLAWPALVVLAATPLYLLWDTAVVGRLGALDLAALAAGATVLSTVTTQLTFLSYGTTARAARHYGAGRRSSAIYEGVQASWVAVGVGAVLAAIVFSFAPHIMGFFSSDATVVHLATQWMRVTCLSVIPALLVMAGNGWLRGMSNTRLPLYFTLAGVIPMAITVPWSVGCYGMVGSAYANVLGESIIAACFLGALVVYWRREGDGRPLSPQWNVIKAQLTMGRDLIARSLSFQVAFISAAAVAGRMGSAPLAAHQILLQLWNFLTLVLDSVAIAAQALVGAALGAGSARHARRVGNIVLRFSVAASVLLALCLGAGAGVIPRLFTQDPAVLSTMAGPWWMLVVLVLMGGVVFALDGVLLGAADVAFLRTATMVSVIVGFIPVVWMAYIFHWGLVGVWCGLLGFISIRLAAVVWRYRGSAWTDNAL; encoded by the coding sequence ATCCTCGGCCTCGCCTGGCCCGCCCTCGTGGTCCTCGCAGCCACCCCGCTGTATCTGTTGTGGGATACGGCAGTCGTCGGTCGTCTGGGCGCCCTCGACCTCGCCGCGCTCGCGGCCGGCGCCACGGTGCTCAGCACGGTCACCACGCAGCTGACGTTCCTGTCCTACGGCACCACCGCCCGCGCCGCGCGCCACTACGGCGCCGGCCGCCGCTCCAGCGCGATTTACGAGGGCGTGCAGGCCTCGTGGGTCGCCGTGGGGGTCGGTGCGGTGCTCGCGGCTATCGTGTTTAGCTTCGCGCCGCACATCATGGGCTTCTTTTCGTCCGACGCCACAGTCGTGCACCTCGCCACCCAATGGATGAGGGTGACGTGCCTGTCTGTCATCCCAGCCCTGCTGGTCATGGCCGGAAATGGGTGGTTGCGCGGCATGTCCAACACCCGCTTGCCGCTCTATTTCACCCTGGCGGGCGTGATTCCGATGGCCATCACCGTTCCCTGGTCCGTGGGGTGCTACGGGATGGTCGGTTCTGCCTATGCGAATGTGCTTGGCGAAAGCATCATTGCGGCCTGCTTCCTTGGAGCATTGGTGGTGTACTGGCGTCGCGAAGGGGATGGCCGTCCCTTGTCCCCGCAGTGGAACGTCATCAAGGCGCAGCTGACGATGGGCCGCGACCTCATTGCGCGCAGCCTGAGCTTCCAGGTGGCCTTCATCTCCGCTGCGGCCGTGGCTGGCCGCATGGGGTCGGCTCCACTGGCGGCACACCAGATTCTGCTGCAGTTGTGGAACTTCCTCACCTTGGTGCTGGATTCGGTGGCCATCGCGGCGCAAGCGTTGGTGGGTGCGGCCTTGGGGGCTGGGTCTGCGCGGCATGCGAGGCGCGTCGGAAATATCGTGCTGAGGTTCTCCGTAGCGGCGTCGGTGTTATTGGCCCTGTGCCTAGGAGCCGGAGCGGGCGTGATTCCGCGGTTGTTCACCCAAGATCCGGCCGTGCTGTCTACGATGGCGGGGCCGTGGTGGATGCTCGTTGTGCTGGTGCTCATGGGTGGCGTGGTGTTCGCGCTCGACGGCGTGCTGCTCGGCGCGGCAGACGTGGCGTTTCTGCGTACGGCGACGATGGTGTCCGTCATCGTTGGATTCATCCCCGTGGTGTGGATGGCTTATATCTTCCACTGGGGTCTGGTGGGGGTGTGGTGTGGCCTGCTGGGCTTCATCAGCATCCGGCTCGCTGCAGTGGTGTGGCGCTACCGGGGCAGCGCGTGGACGGACAATGCGTTGTGA
- a CDS encoding HNH endonuclease signature motif containing protein: MATTPHTKESIRTDEHTNDTDSDSVVDLATHVDVIEASMATVTDILTTPTAELFHTHRTDIIRLLKTISHTDTLYAAFAYAAHEAHISRAAGTTRTSTYLARLLDTSEYQARQWINLGISLYKPPEPPTDNTDGDNTTDGEEDSANNDDDDTDDAQSRADQLAERRRAHEAHQAHLAAQAQARKQARKLSDAKLAEINRELEHLHPSLHTEHHHILFDNATTMATTTTVDDLKLHLRTQVRTLNSSVVDPTADYRARKLLWSPADTHGNIRLTAVLPRTGHALLETLMSPARLAAFDRSRGVNTDEDRRTMAQRRADVFMAMLETWAEDADAATAPRTRGLASLVVALSAKDLTTLPTNTTDADADPGVKASPTIRAESGAPATSGTTGSPPPVSGESLNAPGVWFPTNTNARLHPIDILRLGLAEHDLGVVLDPDSGRALTAARMKRHATVEQKLMLVAEQLCCAYPGCNRAAVDCDVHHIKAWSRGGRTTVDNLTLLCRTHHRMNRDQHDGGVGMGHAEVDPDSGRVGWWEARHTHEGLPDLPGAPPPDTEPKTDPSPSGSPVTEPSGSGPHARPRPHPRLSDTVVVNTSTTASQAPGAKVTDQAWGSEEVQALFDPPQPQSPTRRSDRAS; encoded by the coding sequence ATGGCCACCACACCACACACCAAAGAGTCGATCAGAACAGACGAACACACAAACGATACCGACAGTGACAGTGTCGTTGATTTGGCCACGCATGTTGATGTCATCGAAGCATCCATGGCCACGGTCACCGACATCCTCACCACCCCCACCGCCGAGCTATTCCACACCCACCGCACCGACATCATCCGCCTGTTGAAAACCATCAGCCACACCGACACGTTGTATGCGGCGTTTGCTTATGCTGCCCACGAAGCACACATCTCCCGCGCGGCGGGCACGACACGAACCTCGACCTACCTCGCGAGGTTGTTGGACACCTCCGAATACCAAGCACGACAGTGGATCAACCTCGGGATAAGCCTGTACAAACCACCCGAACCACCCACAGATAACACTGACGGCGACAACACCACCGACGGCGAGGAAGACTCAGCCAACAATGACGACGATGACACCGACGATGCCCAGAGTCGTGCCGACCAATTAGCCGAACGTCGTCGGGCACACGAAGCCCACCAAGCACATTTGGCTGCCCAGGCACAAGCACGCAAACAAGCCCGCAAGCTTAGCGATGCGAAACTGGCGGAGATCAACCGCGAACTCGAACACCTCCACCCCAGCCTGCACACCGAGCATCACCACATCCTGTTCGACAACGCCACAACCATGGCAACCACCACCACCGTCGACGACCTCAAACTCCACCTGCGCACCCAAGTCCGCACACTCAATAGCAGCGTGGTGGATCCGACCGCTGACTACCGGGCACGCAAACTCCTCTGGTCACCCGCCGACACCCACGGCAACATCCGCCTCACCGCCGTACTCCCCCGCACAGGGCACGCATTGTTGGAAACGCTGATGTCCCCAGCACGATTAGCGGCGTTCGACCGCAGTCGTGGGGTGAACACGGACGAGGACCGTAGAACCATGGCTCAACGCAGGGCGGATGTGTTCATGGCGATGTTGGAAACCTGGGCCGAGGATGCTGACGCCGCCACCGCCCCACGCACACGGGGGTTGGCATCCCTAGTGGTGGCACTGTCGGCCAAGGATCTCACCACACTGCCCACCAACACCACTGATGCTGATGCGGACCCTGGCGTGAAAGCCAGCCCCACGATCCGAGCTGAATCCGGAGCACCTGCCACCAGCGGTACCACTGGCTCCCCACCACCGGTATCCGGAGAGTCACTGAATGCACCTGGTGTGTGGTTTCCCACGAACACCAACGCCCGGCTGCACCCGATCGATATTCTCCGGTTGGGGTTGGCTGAACATGATCTGGGGGTGGTGCTCGATCCGGATTCCGGACGCGCCCTTACTGCCGCGCGGATGAAGCGGCACGCCACGGTGGAGCAGAAGCTCATGCTCGTTGCTGAGCAGCTGTGTTGTGCGTATCCGGGGTGTAACCGGGCTGCGGTGGATTGCGATGTTCACCACATCAAAGCTTGGTCCCGTGGGGGACGCACGACCGTTGATAATTTGACGTTGTTGTGTCGGACGCATCATCGGATGAATAGGGATCAGCATGATGGTGGTGTGGGTATGGGCCATGCCGAGGTTGATCCGGATTCCGGACGCGTCGGCTGGTGGGAAGCCCGCCACACTCATGAGGGCTTACCGGATCTGCCTGGGGCACCACCACCAGATACTGAACCAAAGACAGATCCATCACCGTCTGGGTCACCGGTCACCGAACCTTCAGGGTCGGGCCCGCACGCACGCCCGCGTCCGCACCCGCGGTTGAGTGACACGGTTGTGGTCAACACGTCCACCACCGCCAGCCAAGCCCCCGGCGCCAAAGTGACCGACCAGGCTTGGGGAAGTGAGGAGGTTCAGGCATTGTTCGACCCACCACAACCACAGTCCCCAACACGCCGCAGTGATCGAGCATCATGA
- the rbfA gene encoding 30S ribosome-binding factor RbfA produces MVDHARAARMAKRIQTIVATAIEREIKDPRLEFVTITDTRLTGDLHDATVFYTVRGRTVDAEPDLASAEDALTKARGRLRKIVGDQLSVRFTPTLTFSLDTVPEASAHFEEILAQARAKDEQLRAQASGATPAGDADPYRKPGDEHTEHTEHAEHTEHTAEER; encoded by the coding sequence ATGGTTGACCACGCCCGCGCAGCACGCATGGCAAAGCGCATCCAGACGATTGTCGCTACCGCCATCGAGCGGGAGATTAAGGATCCCCGCCTGGAGTTCGTGACGATCACGGACACCCGGCTCACCGGCGATCTGCACGACGCCACGGTGTTCTACACCGTCCGTGGCCGCACTGTCGATGCCGAGCCCGATCTCGCGTCGGCCGAGGATGCCCTGACCAAGGCTCGCGGTCGGCTGCGCAAGATCGTCGGTGACCAGCTCAGCGTGCGTTTTACCCCCACGCTGACCTTCTCGCTCGACACCGTTCCGGAGGCCTCCGCGCACTTCGAGGAGATCCTCGCCCAGGCCCGTGCCAAGGATGAGCAGCTCCGCGCCCAGGCGTCCGGCGCAACCCCCGCGGGCGACGCCGACCCGTATCGCAAGCCCGGGGACGAGCACACTGAGCACACTGAGCACGCTGAGCACACCGAGCACACGGCCGAAGAGCGCTAG
- a CDS encoding 4'-phosphopantetheinyl transferase family protein yields the protein MFGCTATDYAGQDVRTVIPNSMLPTGTRCVEVHSASGDLSNFYELCPEEQQLVANAVDRRKADFGDSRWCAHRAMSEFVVDQPIMRGERGMPVFPDGVTGSLTHTEGFRAAIVGRSSRWRSLGIDAEPVGPLPEGVFNTIALPGEQRRIRRTTRHTGLRDLDKVLFSAKEATYKAWFPLTHRFLDFDQADIDIRPDGTFVSYLLVRPVPVPFIQGRWAVRDGFVVTVAAVAAGQATRR from the coding sequence ATGTTCGGCTGCACCGCCACCGACTACGCCGGACAGGATGTCCGCACCGTCATTCCCAACTCGATGTTGCCCACGGGCACCCGCTGTGTTGAGGTGCACTCGGCGTCCGGTGATCTGAGCAATTTCTACGAGCTCTGCCCCGAGGAGCAACAGCTCGTGGCCAACGCCGTCGACCGCCGCAAGGCTGACTTCGGCGACTCTCGCTGGTGCGCGCACCGCGCCATGTCCGAGTTTGTGGTGGACCAGCCCATCATGCGCGGCGAGCGCGGCATGCCCGTGTTCCCCGACGGCGTGACCGGCTCCCTGACGCATACCGAGGGCTTCCGCGCCGCGATCGTCGGCCGGTCGAGTCGGTGGCGCTCCCTCGGCATCGATGCCGAACCCGTCGGCCCGCTGCCTGAGGGTGTGTTCAACACCATCGCGCTACCCGGGGAGCAGCGTCGCATCCGTCGCACCACCCGTCACACGGGTTTGCGGGATCTCGACAAGGTGCTGTTCTCTGCGAAGGAGGCCACGTACAAAGCGTGGTTCCCGCTGACCCACCGGTTCCTCGACTTCGACCAGGCCGATATCGACATCCGCCCGGATGGCACGTTTGTGTCTTACCTGCTGGTGCGCCCCGTGCCGGTGCCGTTCATCCAGGGCCGCTGGGCTGTGCGCGACGGCTTCGTGGTCACTGTCGCCGCTGTGGCCGCGGGGCAGGCAACTCGTCGCTAG
- the rpsO gene encoding 30S ribosomal protein S15 — protein MALSKEQKAETLKEFGLHETDTGSPEAQVALLTVRIRQLTEHLKFHKHDHHSRRGLLLLVGRRKSLLKYLAENNVDRYRSLIQRLGLRR, from the coding sequence ATGGCTCTTTCCAAGGAGCAGAAGGCAGAGACCCTCAAGGAGTTCGGCCTCCACGAGACCGACACCGGTTCCCCCGAAGCTCAGGTTGCGCTGCTGACCGTTCGTATCCGTCAGCTGACCGAGCACCTGAAGTTCCACAAGCACGATCACCACTCCCGCCGCGGCCTGCTGCTGCTGGTTGGTCGTCGCAAGAGCCTGCTGAAGTACCTGGCTGAGAACAACGTTGACCGTTACCGTTCTCTGATCCAGCGCCTGGGCCTGCGCCGCTAG